The DNA window CTCGTCGGCCCTTCCGGCGAGGATCGTGGAGGGGTTCTCCAGCACGGGCCTCGAGCGCATCGCGTCCAGCGCGGACTGCTCCCGCTCGATCCGCGCCCGGATCGCGGCCCGCAGGCGGGTGCGACCCAGCTCCAGCTGCTCGATCTCGGCGATGATGTCGGGGACCACGCGCTTGGCGGCGTCGGTGGGGGTGGAGGCGCGGACATCCGCGGCGAGGTCGATCAGCGGGGTGTCGACCTCGTGGCCGATCGCGGAGACGATCGGTGTGCTCGCATCGGCGACCAGGCGGGTGAGCTGCTCGTCGGAGAAGGGCAGCAGGTCCTCGAGGGAGCCGCCGCCGCGGGAGATGATGATGACGTCGACCTCGTCGAGCGCGTCCAGCTCGCGCAGCGCCGCGGAGACCTCCCGCACGGCCCGGGTGCCCTGCACCGCGACCTCGCGGATCTCGAACTGCACCGCCGGCCAGCGGCGTCGGGCGTTGACGGTGACGTCGCGCTCGGCCGCGGACTCCCGGCCGCAGATGAGCCCGACGGTGCGGGGCAGGAAGGGGAGCGGCTTCTTGCGGGAGGCGGCGAACAGCCCCTCGGCCGAGAGCACCCGCTTGAGCTGCTCGAGACGGGCCAGCAGCTCGCCCAGACCCACCGGGCGGATGTCGTCGGCCTCGAGCTGGAGGCTGCCGCGCTTGGACCAGAAGGTGGGCTTCGCGTGGACCACCACGCGCGCGCCGGGGACCGGCTCGACGGGCAGGGCGCGCAGCACGTTCTCGCGCACGGGGACGGAGAAGGACATGTCCACGTCCACGTCCCGCAGCGTCATGAAGCTCAGCCCCGCCCCGGGCCGACGGTTCAGCTGGACGATCTCGCCCTCGACCCACAGCGGGGACATGCGCGCCACGTACTCGCCGACCTTGACCGACAGCTGCCGCAGGGGCCAGGGGTTCTCCGCGGTGGTCTGCGCCGCCGTGGCGGCCGGGGCGGGCCGCGGCGTCGTGCCGGTGTCCGCCTCCGGGCCGGGGGAGTTCTGCGTCATGGGTCCACTGTGGCACGAGCTCCCGACACCTCGCCCCCGACGTGCCCGGCTGTGGAGGCAGAGCCCCTGTGGAGGGATGGTGAGTCTTGCCCCACCTGCGTCCCACCGGTGCGTCCTCGCTCCTACGATGGGAGGCGTGAGCACCGGAACCGTCCTTCTTGCCGAGCCGCGCGGGTACTGCGCGGGAGTCGATCGCGCCGTGGTCGCCGTCGAGCGCGCCCTGGAGCACTACGACGAGACCGTCTACGTTCGTCACGAGATCGTGCACAACAAGTTCGTGGTGGACCGTCTCAAGGAGAAGGGCGCCGTGTTCGTCGAGGAGGTCGACGAGGTCCCCGAGGGCTCGCTCGTCATCTTCTCCGCGCACGGCATCTCCCCGAAGGTCCGCGAGATGGCCGAGGAGCGCAACCT is part of the Brachybacterium ginsengisoli genome and encodes:
- the xseA gene encoding exodeoxyribonuclease VII large subunit; this translates as MTQNSPGPEADTGTTPRPAPAATAAQTTAENPWPLRQLSVKVGEYVARMSPLWVEGEIVQLNRRPGAGLSFMTLRDVDVDMSFSVPVRENVLRALPVEPVPGARVVVHAKPTFWSKRGSLQLEADDIRPVGLGELLARLEQLKRVLSAEGLFAASRKKPLPFLPRTVGLICGRESAAERDVTVNARRRWPAVQFEIREVAVQGTRAVREVSAALRELDALDEVDVIIISRGGGSLEDLLPFSDEQLTRLVADASTPIVSAIGHEVDTPLIDLAADVRASTPTDAAKRVVPDIIAEIEQLELGRTRLRAAIRARIEREQSALDAMRSRPVLENPSTILAGRADEIRSRISLARTLIGSRLDRAADEIDHLGRQVRSLSPLATLERGYAVVQDAEGTIIRAPDQPGVGQALSVRVAGGRFGVERVEHDPYTPPAQPPTEASPPPADMPPADEPPLGELSNPDPADPTEES